The following DNA comes from Simkania negevensis Z.
GAAACTTCATACACAGAAAATAGGGATAAATATCTTCTTTACGGAAGAGCGCCATATCGACAGTGTTGGGATAGCGCCAGTCTCCTTTTCCAGAAGAAAATTGCCAAGCATAAAGTCCTTTTTCGATTTCCAAGCTCGGAGGAATCCCCTGATCTAAATCTTGCATGTAACAATAATTGACCCGACTTCCCATCCGATAGTAAAGTCCATAAGCACCTGTTTGCTTGAGTTTCGTCACCCCCTCTTTAAAATCAATGTGATCTTTCACAACAATGTCATCGACTGCAAAGATCACATAACGGGCAGTTGACATATCTCGATTGAAAACAGCACTACGCAAAAGGGGAGCAAAATCTTCATAAGGAGTTTCTTCAGATTGTTTCAAGTATGTCACATGAGGAAAGGCTTCTTTAACGACATGGTAACCTTGTTCGTAGTGATCATTTCCACTGCGATAGATCGCAAAAATTCGATGGAGATTTTTCGTGTATTTTTCGCACGACTCTAAAAATGCATAGAGTTGTAAAGGTCGATTGTAAGAAAAAACAGCTAAATCAACAAATTCATCTTGGTGCGCAAAATCGAAACTTGGATGATCATGAAGGGGACGATAAGCAGGCATGCTGCGCACTTTCATTTCGATAGCAACCTGGCTTTCTAAATCCTTTTTAAAGTCGCAATTGGGATTCCCAATATTATAAAGGTAAAGGATGTCTTCAATAAAATAAGAGTGATCTCCAGCGAGTTCAACCATGGGCAACATCGATGCCACATCACATGCAATGGGATAAAACTTTCCTTCATGCAAAAAGTCTTTCAACTTCACTTGTTGAAATAACCCAGCATAAAACGTACGTAAATGAGATGTGACAAAGGCGTGGCGGCGTATGCCTCGCTCATTTAAAATTTTCAAGTTGATGGGGCGGCAGTCGCTCACTTTGCGTTCTGTCCCTTTTGCATAAGTTGGATATTCTGCAAAGTTTCCATACGTTAACCACACATCTGGATTGGCATAGTAGGCATTGAGTTCATTTAAAACTTCGGAGTGTGCTAAGAAGTCATCCCCATCAACCACAACGACAATTTCATCACTGTTGCAACTGTGAACAGCGTGGTATAAGTTGTGCATGGCCCCATGATTTGCTTCATTTTGGATCAAGGTTATACGCCCTTCATGGTCATACTCCTTAATAAACTGTTTGACTCGGTCACTCGTTCCATCTACTGAAGCATCATCAATATAGAGAATCCGAAAGTTGTCATAATTCTGTTGCAATGTTGAAAGGAGGTTCTTCTCGACATATGGAGCATTATTATAAGACATCGTCACAATCACAAAAGGTTTATTACCGAGAATCGGGTGTGTTTTGCGAGCGACGCGGTACTCTTTTTGCTTGCGCTCCTTTCGCAGCTTATCTTTGAAAGGCTGATAGGAAACCCCGATTCCAAAACCAAGTCCTAATAGGAGGAGCAAGAATAAAAATTTCTTCATTGTACTCCAAAAAATTTTTAAGGACATAAGTTAGGGGATTCAGTTTTCTCGATCAAGAAAAATCAGCGCTTGTCATAAATGTTTTTTCCCTCTATGCTGCATTCTTTTTTTGGATTTATCTTTCAAAAAAAATAAAATAACTTATAGTCTGCTTCTGATAACTTTGTTACGATTTACATATGGCCAAAGGAAAAGGCAAAACACTCATTATCGTCGAGTCTCCAACGAAAGTGAAGACTCTAAAAAAGTTCTTAGGCAATGACTACCATGTTGAGTCATCAGTTGGTCATATCCGCGATTTGCCAAAAAAGGGGTTCGGAATCGACATCGATAACGACTTTGAACCGGTTTATGAAAATCTCCCTGACAAAAAAGAAGTCATCTCCAAATTAAAAAAGACCGCCCAAGAATGCGACACAGTCTTCCTCTCTCCTGACCCTGACCGCGAAGGGGAAGCTATAGCATGGCACATTGCAGCTATTCTTCCAAAAGGCCCCAACGTCAAACGGGTCACCTTTAACGCAATCACCAAAGACGCCGTCACTGAAGCGATCAAACATCCACGTGACATTGACCTCTCACTTGTCGATGCACAACAAGCTCGTCGCCTCCTTGACCGGATGGTTGGCTATAAAATCTCACCTCTACTCCAAAGACGCATCAAACGAAGCGGCAGCGGCTCCCTCTCAGCTGGGCGGGTCCAGTCAGTTGCTTTAAAACTTGTCGTCGACCGAGAAAAAGAAATTGAAGCCTTCGTCCCAGTTGAATACTGGAACATCGGT
Coding sequences within:
- a CDS encoding glycosyltransferase family A protein — encoded protein: MKKFLFLLLLLGLGFGIGVSYQPFKDKLRKERKQKEYRVARKTHPILGNKPFVIVTMSYNNAPYVEKNLLSTLQQNYDNFRILYIDDASVDGTSDRVKQFIKEYDHEGRITLIQNEANHGAMHNLYHAVHSCNSDEIVVVVDGDDFLAHSEVLNELNAYYANPDVWLTYGNFAEYPTYAKGTERKVSDCRPINLKILNERGIRRHAFVTSHLRTFYAGLFQQVKLKDFLHEGKFYPIACDVASMLPMVELAGDHSYFIEDILYLYNIGNPNCDFKKDLESQVAIEMKVRSMPAYRPLHDHPSFDFAHQDEFVDLAVFSYNRPLQLYAFLESCEKYTKNLHRIFAIYRSGNDHYEQGYHVVKEAFPHVTYLKQSEETPYEDFAPLLRSAVFNRDMSTARYVIFAVDDIVVKDHIDFKEGVTKLKQTGAYGLYYRMGSRVNYCYMQDLDQGIPPSLEIEKGLYAWQFSSGKGDWRYPNTVDMALFRKEDIYPYFLCMKFHNPNILEALWNEHADLSQVGLYYEDTKVVNLPFNIVMENEWVNKRISDVSTKDLLLLWEKGLKMDIDPLHQIDNHSVHIDYEPSFIKR